One part of the Aricia agestis chromosome Z, ilAriAges1.1, whole genome shotgun sequence genome encodes these proteins:
- the LOC121738946 gene encoding centromere protein F, protein MSRLPVRSNIVKANDPRPSKDQNEVKAPRNYEPPKLWTTLKYPNPRYRTLKNEISSRKNSVEADLEPQKPSFEGEEVNNKENEEELSTARTKYHASHPTASTLSYPDHAAPYTQKPDVCNADGIGEHEEICRHEKPPESMEASCSIEDGDPISELIRKINEEVAKSVQNLNKSKSRLIEIQASRSMCESNVKDLEVQNEKLLIEAERFERIAKNVQSFDLVDRHKRRPVHNRCRNCQQNSSVDILCEKCQQNNIESYCGTGMNRASTVSTECSANTSTEKSNSENDMTRRLNESYDMQEQLVAANAELEAKRYTLVKELMTKDQNLETCRAHVKILQAELKLINKENHFLREKLIRNSPEGDVALSESKCNQELKQQERVPVDENEKELLAELQTYKIKNQELQKEITSLENKVRHLKLEMDKSACRDATYSSNKSCAMHGDLHCPAPCNTNSGQTPGDKEIQKLQIQLRQTEENFKTKVTECAILRTEFQKQKEELEKERCLHREVAHKLRELEMKFEGLTAQTNSLLGTKEQAFEQEVNVKALKQCYREARDEIEELRLLMKEQNDQLQDYRVKYLQAQQLVEEQKRQMDTMDMDNARISEQINLEIQRVKLVFQEKLQELAPIPDLLRSTQIKLKDAQQNQAIAEHNAEQLARELNSAREKIHMLLNSKIKPIEKPTQDKSSEEKQIALLSQRVTQLTEMNTSYKNEIERLKGNVIRMEEAVLANEKRLQEKLHECAQLGGELDRTRDEAARALQRASERTETIRKCMQTSIAELERQLAAARAQVKIAEKDKEQVQARMQSQIQRLNENFEQAQLRILGLQTQVQTLKRTVSSTDEGEGDNEECTCKNFFD, encoded by the exons CCACAGAAGCCAAGCTTCGAAGGTGAGGAAGTGAATAATAAGGAGAACGAGGAGGAACTGTCTACAGCACGAACTAAATACCACGCCTCCCACCCAACAGCGAGTACGTTATCATACCCAGATCATGCTGCACCTTATACCCAAAAACCTGATGTATGTAACGCTGATGGGATTGGTGAACATGAAGAGATTTGCCGACATGAG AAACCTCCCGAAA GTATGGAGGCGTCTTGTTCTATAGAGGATGGTGATCCTATATCGGAGCTGATACGTAAAATAAACGAGGAAGTTGCTAAGAGCgtacaaaatttaaacaaatcaAAATCACGACTCATAGAAATACAAGCG AGCCGAAGTATGTGTGAGAGTAACGTAAAAGATTTGGAAGTACAGAATGAAAAGCTTTTAATTGAAGCTGAACGCTTTGAGCGGATCGCCAAAAATGTACAGAGTTTTGATCTTGTGGATAGGCACAAGCGCAGACCTGTACACAATAGGTGCCGGAATTGTCAGCAGAATAGCTCTGTAGACATTTTGTGCGAAAAATGCCAACAGAATAATATAG AGTCGTACTGTGGAACGGGAATGAATCGGGCGTCGACAGTGTCCACAGAATGCAGCGCAAACACGTCGACAGAGAAGAGTAATTCT GAGAACGATATGACGAGGAGGTTGAACGAGAGTTACGACATGCAGGAGCAACTTGTGGCTGCCAACGCGGAGTTGGAAGCTAAGAG ATACACGTTAGTCAAGGAGCTCATGACCAAGGACCAAAACCTGGAAACTTGCCGTGCACACGTCAAAATACTGCAAGCTGAGCTTAAACTCATCAACAAAGAGAATCATTTCCTTCGCGAAAAACTTATAAGAAATAGTCCAGAG GGAGACGTTGCTTTAAGCGAATCTAAATGCAATCAGGAACTCAAG CAACAAGAACGGGTTCCAGTCGATGAAAACGAAAAAGAATTGTTAGCAgaattacaaacatacaaaatcAAGAATCAGGAACTT CAAAAGGAAATCACTTCTTTGGAAAACAAAGTGCGACACTTGAAGCTTGAAATGGACAAGAGTGCCTGCCGTGACGCAACATATTCGTCCAACAAATCG TGCGCCATGCACGGAGACCTGCATTGTCCAGCGCCATGCAACACAAATTCAGGACAA ACACCGGGGGACAAGGAAATTCAGAAACTTCAGATTCAACTGCGCCAGACGGAGgagaattttaaaacaaaagtcACCGAG TGTGCGATACTCAGAACGGAGTTTCAAAAGCAGAAAGAAGAACTGGAGAAGGAAAGATGCCTCCATCGCGAAGTGGCACACAAGCTTCGAGAGTTGGAGATGAAATTCGAGGGACTCACAGCCCAAACTAACTCTCTACTGGGAACCAAAGAGCAGGCTTTTGAACAGGAGGTCAATGTTAAAGCTCTGAAGCAGTGCTACAGAGAGGCCAGGGATGAAATTGAAGAATTACGTCTGCTCATGAAAGAACAGAACGATCAGTTGCAGGATTACAGAGTCAAG TACCTTCAGGCACAGCAGCTGGTGGAGGAGCAGAAGCGTCAAATGGACACGATGGACATGGACAACGCCAGAATAAGCGAACAAATCAACCTCGAAATTCAAAGAGTTAag CTTGTATTTCAAGAGAAGCTGCAGGAGCTAGCACCAATACCGGACCTGTTGAGATCGACGCAGATCAAGCTAAAAGATGCTCAGCAGAATCAAGCAATCGCTGAGCATAATGCGGAACAACTGGCCAGAGAGCTAAATTCTGCCAGGGAAAAG aTTCACATGCTGCTCAACAGTAAAATTAAACCGATAGAGAAACCAACTCAAGACAAGTCCTCGGAAGAGAAACAGATAGCATTACTTAGTCAAAGGGTGACGCAGCTAACCGAAATGAATACCTCGTATAAGAATGAAATAGAAAGACTCAA AGGTAACGTTATTCGCATGGAGGAAGCGGTGCTGGCCAACGAGAAGCGTCTCCAGGAGAAGCTGCACGAGTGTGCGCAGCTTGGCGGCGAGCTGGACAGGACGAGGGATGAGGCGGCGAGAGCATTGCAGCGGGCCTCGGAGAGAACAGAGACCATACGCAA ATGCATGCAGACGTCCATAGCGGAACTGGAACGGCAGCTCGCTGCTGCCAGAGCTCAAGTGAAAATAGCTGAGAAGGACAAGGAACAA GTCCAAGCGCGCATGCAATCTCAAATACAACGGCTAAACGAGAACTTTGAGCAGGCGCAGCTCAGGATATTAGGTCTTCAGACGCAAGTCCAGACACTTAAACGTACAGTGTCCAGTACAGATGAAGGAGAGGGAGATAATGAGGAGTGTACGTGCAAGAACTTCTTTGACTAA